From Skermanella sp. TT6, a single genomic window includes:
- the fumC gene encoding class II fumarate hydratase has translation MADKPAFRTESDSFGPIEVPADRYWGAQTQRSLQNFKIGGERMPAPLVRALGIQKKAAAMANMSLGVLDAKVGQAMLDAAEEVIDGTLIDHFPLVVWQTGSGTQTNMNANEVISNRAIELLGGEMGSKKPVHPNDHVNMGQSSNDSFPTAMHIAAVEQVHHELVPSLEHLHSALDAKAKEFAEIVKIGRTHLQDATPLTLGQEFSGYATQVAYGIERVKGILPRLLQLAQGGTAVGTGLNAKKGFAEEFARNVEQITGLPFVTAPNKFEALAAHDALVEGSGALNTVAVSLFKIANDIRLLGSGPRCGIGEISLPENEPGSSIMPGKVNPTQSEAMTMVCAHVMGNHTAVTFAGANGHFELNVFKPVIIYNFLQSVRLLADAARSFTDNCVVGIEVNVDRVTKLMNESLMLVTALNPHIGYDNAAKIAKKAHKEGTTLVEAGVALGLLTPEQFSQWVRPLDMIGPR, from the coding sequence ATGGCCGACAAGCCAGCGTTTCGCACCGAATCCGACAGTTTCGGTCCCATCGAAGTCCCGGCCGACCGCTACTGGGGCGCTCAGACCCAGCGGTCGCTGCAGAACTTCAAGATCGGCGGCGAGCGCATGCCGGCTCCCCTGGTCCGCGCCCTGGGCATCCAGAAGAAGGCCGCGGCGATGGCCAACATGTCGCTCGGCGTGCTGGACGCCAAGGTCGGACAGGCCATGCTCGACGCGGCGGAGGAAGTCATCGACGGCACGCTGATCGACCATTTCCCGCTGGTGGTCTGGCAGACCGGCTCCGGCACCCAGACCAACATGAACGCCAACGAGGTGATCTCGAACCGCGCGATCGAACTCCTGGGCGGCGAGATGGGCTCCAAGAAGCCGGTCCATCCCAACGACCACGTCAACATGGGCCAGTCGTCCAACGACAGCTTCCCGACCGCCATGCACATCGCCGCGGTCGAGCAGGTCCACCACGAGCTGGTGCCCTCGCTGGAGCACCTGCATTCGGCCCTGGACGCCAAGGCGAAGGAGTTCGCCGAGATCGTCAAGATCGGCCGTACCCACCTCCAGGACGCGACGCCGCTGACCCTCGGACAGGAGTTCTCGGGCTACGCGACCCAGGTCGCCTACGGCATCGAGCGGGTCAAGGGCATCCTGCCGCGCCTGCTGCAGCTGGCCCAGGGCGGCACCGCGGTCGGCACCGGCCTGAACGCCAAGAAGGGCTTCGCCGAGGAATTCGCGAGGAACGTCGAGCAGATCACCGGCCTTCCCTTCGTCACCGCGCCGAACAAGTTCGAGGCGCTGGCCGCCCACGACGCGCTGGTCGAAGGCTCGGGCGCGCTGAACACCGTGGCGGTCTCCCTGTTCAAGATCGCCAACGACATCCGCCTGCTGGGGTCCGGACCGCGCTGCGGCATCGGCGAGATCAGCCTGCCGGAGAACGAGCCCGGCTCGTCGATCATGCCGGGCAAGGTCAACCCGACCCAGTCGGAGGCCATGACCATGGTCTGCGCCCACGTCATGGGGAACCATACCGCGGTCACCTTCGCCGGCGCCAACGGCCATTTCGAGCTGAACGTCTTCAAGCCGGTCATCATCTACAACTTCCTGCAATCGGTCCGGCTGCTGGCCGACGCCGCGCGCAGCTTCACCGACAACTGCGTGGTCGGGATCGAGGTCAACGTCGATCGCGTGACCAAGCTGATGAACGAGTCGCTGATGCTGGTGACGGCGCTCAACCCGCATATCGGCTACGACAACGCCGCCAAGATCGCCAAGAAGGCGCACAAGGAAGGCACCACCCTGGTCGAGGCCGGCGTGGCGCTCGGCCTGCTGACGCCGGAGCAGTTCAGCCAGTGGGTCCGCCCGCTGGACATGATCGGCCCGCGCTGA
- a CDS encoding sulfite exporter TauE/SafE family protein — translation MSDSEPHGTKDSWRARAFGLGGAIGVLGGLIGLGGAEFRLPVLHGLFRFPIHQAVRFNLLISLATVIVSLVARLAFSSFPALGPLAGEILAVAAGAVAAAWFGTGLLGRLSERSLTLLVAGLLAGIAGLLLAEAALPVGFSFGLPDIVPLRIAIGIAAGAAIGMVSSLLGVAGGELIIPTFIFVFGTDVKTAGTASLIISLPTVLVGVVRYWRQGAYRSRGPLVDVVAPMTAGSAVGAVLGAGLVGMVPAGLLKLVLGLILAVSALKMLAARTRKAAVPPLRPQDR, via the coding sequence ATGAGCGATTCGGAACCGCATGGCACCAAGGATTCATGGCGCGCCCGGGCGTTCGGGCTGGGCGGCGCCATCGGCGTGCTCGGCGGGCTGATCGGCCTGGGCGGCGCGGAGTTCCGCCTTCCGGTCCTCCACGGGCTGTTCCGCTTTCCGATCCACCAGGCCGTCCGGTTCAACCTGCTGATCAGCCTGGCCACGGTGATCGTGTCGCTGGTTGCCCGGCTTGCCTTCTCGTCCTTCCCGGCCCTCGGCCCGCTGGCCGGAGAGATCCTGGCCGTGGCGGCCGGAGCCGTGGCGGCGGCTTGGTTCGGGACCGGCCTGCTCGGCCGTCTTTCCGAACGCTCCCTGACCCTGCTGGTGGCCGGGCTCCTGGCCGGCATTGCCGGACTGCTGCTGGCCGAGGCGGCGCTTCCCGTCGGGTTCTCGTTCGGGCTCCCCGATATCGTCCCCTTGCGGATCGCGATCGGCATCGCCGCCGGAGCCGCCATCGGCATGGTCAGCAGCCTGCTCGGGGTGGCCGGCGGCGAGCTGATCATACCGACCTTCATTTTCGTCTTCGGCACGGACGTCAAGACGGCCGGAACCGCCAGCCTGATCATCAGCCTGCCGACGGTGCTGGTCGGGGTGGTCCGGTATTGGCGCCAGGGAGCCTACCGGAGCCGCGGCCCGCTGGTTGACGTCGTGGCCCCCATGACAGCCGGATCCGCGGTCGGCGCCGTCCTCGGCGCCGGACTGGTGGGAATGGTGCCTGCCGGGCTGCTCAAGCTGGTGCTGGGGCTGATCCTGGCGGTGTCCGCGCTCAAGATGCTGGCCGCCCGGACGCGGAAGGCGGCGGTGCCGCCGCTCCGGCCTCAGGACCGGTGA
- a CDS encoding DUF1013 domain-containing protein: MPLPLMPKATAVWLVENTALTFEQIAAFCGLHSLEIKAIADGEVAVGMVGLDPIANGQLSKEEIERCEKDPDAKLRLLVQDLPQPVARSKGPRYTPVTKRGDKPDAIAWIVKQFPDLSDAQVSRLIGTTKPTIAAVRDRTHWNTPNIKPRSPVLLGLCTQRELEEAIATIRRPGGAPVTMADEEGDDQEYEGEGGSGFADEPAAAGRDDDDEHDRGRDKYAGGYGSDLDETVD, encoded by the coding sequence ATGCCCCTGCCATTGATGCCGAAAGCGACCGCCGTCTGGCTGGTCGAGAACACCGCGCTCACCTTCGAGCAGATCGCAGCCTTCTGTGGCCTTCACTCGCTGGAGATCAAGGCGATCGCCGACGGCGAAGTGGCGGTCGGCATGGTCGGGCTCGACCCGATCGCCAACGGCCAGCTCTCCAAGGAGGAGATCGAGCGGTGCGAGAAGGATCCCGACGCCAAGCTCCGGCTTCTCGTCCAGGACCTGCCGCAGCCGGTCGCCCGTTCCAAGGGGCCGCGCTACACCCCGGTGACCAAGCGCGGCGACAAGCCGGACGCCATCGCCTGGATCGTCAAGCAGTTTCCCGACCTGTCCGATGCCCAGGTCAGCCGCCTGATCGGCACGACCAAGCCGACCATCGCCGCCGTGCGCGACCGGACCCACTGGAACACGCCCAACATCAAGCCGCGCAGCCCCGTGCTGCTCGGCCTGTGCACCCAGCGCGAGCTGGAGGAGGCGATCGCCACGATCCGTCGCCCGGGCGGCGCCCCGGTCACGATGGCCGACGAGGAGGGCGACGATCAGGAGTACGAGGGTGAAGGCGGCTCCGGCTTCGCCGACGAGCCCGCTGCCGCCGGGCGCGATGACGACGACGAACACGACCGGGGCCGCGACAAATACGCCGGCGGCTACGGTTCCGACCTGGACGAGACGGTAGACTGA
- a CDS encoding NAD(P)H-quinone oxidoreductase codes for MASALPHTMTAIEISAPGGPDVLRPTTRPVPQPGPGEVLIRVAAAGVNRPDVLQRQGAYPPPPGASDLPGLEVAGEIAAVGSGVADLQVGQQVCALTPGGGYAEFCVTPAPQVLPVPRGLSLTEAGGVPETFFTVWTNVFDRGRLAEGESLLIHGGSSGIGTTAIQLGKAFGARVFTTAGSADKCRACERLGADRAIDYKTEDYAAVVKELTGGKGVDVVLDMVGGDYVQRDIDCMAPDGRHVSIAFLGGSKVTLNMTPVMVKRLTLTGSTLRPRTVADKGRIAAALREKVWPLIEAGKVKPLIYKTYPFREAAAAHALMETSSHIGKIVLTFDA; via the coding sequence ATGGCCTCCGCCCTGCCGCACACCATGACCGCGATCGAGATCTCCGCCCCCGGCGGTCCCGACGTGCTGCGACCGACGACCCGACCGGTTCCCCAGCCCGGGCCGGGCGAGGTGCTGATCCGTGTCGCGGCGGCCGGCGTCAACCGGCCCGACGTGCTTCAGCGCCAGGGGGCCTATCCGCCGCCGCCCGGCGCCTCCGACCTTCCCGGCCTGGAAGTGGCCGGCGAGATCGCGGCGGTCGGCTCCGGTGTCGCGGACCTCCAGGTCGGCCAGCAGGTCTGCGCCCTGACGCCGGGCGGCGGCTATGCCGAGTTCTGCGTGACGCCGGCTCCCCAGGTGCTCCCGGTCCCCCGGGGGTTGAGCCTGACCGAGGCCGGCGGCGTGCCGGAGACCTTCTTCACCGTCTGGACCAACGTGTTCGACCGCGGGCGCCTGGCCGAGGGCGAATCGCTGCTGATCCACGGCGGCTCCAGCGGCATCGGAACGACGGCCATCCAGCTGGGCAAGGCGTTCGGCGCGCGGGTCTTCACGACCGCCGGCAGCGCCGACAAGTGCCGGGCTTGCGAGCGGCTCGGCGCCGACCGGGCGATCGACTACAAGACCGAGGACTATGCCGCCGTCGTCAAGGAGCTGACCGGCGGCAAGGGCGTGGACGTGGTCCTCGACATGGTCGGCGGCGACTATGTCCAGCGCGACATAGACTGCATGGCGCCCGATGGCAGGCATGTCAGCATCGCTTTCCTGGGCGGCTCCAAGGTCACGCTGAACATGACGCCCGTGATGGTCAAGCGGCTGACCCTGACCGGCTCGACCCTGCGGCCGCGCACCGTGGCCGACAAGGGTCGCATCGCCGCCGCCCTGCGGGAGAAGGTCTGGCCGCTGATCGAGGCCGGCAAGGTCAAGCCGCTGATTTACAAGACATACCCGTTCCGGGAGGCCGCCGCCGCCCATGCCCTGATGGAGACCAGCAGCCATATCGGCAAGATCGTCCTGACCTTCGACGCCTGA
- a CDS encoding DUF1192 domain-containing protein — protein MNLEELEPAKKPAAKKDLTVMSIDELRDYIATLQGEIERAEGAIAAKQAHRSGAEAFFKK, from the coding sequence GTGAACCTGGAAGAGCTGGAACCCGCGAAGAAGCCCGCGGCCAAGAAGGACCTGACGGTGATGTCCATCGACGAACTGCGCGACTACATCGCCACCCTGCAGGGCGAGATCGAGCGGGCCGAGGGCGCCATCGCCGCCAAGCAGGCGCATCGCAGCGGCGCAGAGGCGTTCTTCAAGAAGTAG
- a CDS encoding UbiX family flavin prenyltransferase, which translates to MDDIAAGRPLRLVVGISGASGVMYGVRLLEALNRLGVESHLVMSRSAEVTLACETDLKIADVRALATVAYPIQDIGAAISSGSFRTLGMVVAPCSIRTMSEIATGVTSTLLTRAADVVLKERRRLVLMVRETPLHLGHLRTLVSLAEMGAVIAPPVPALYARPDSVDALIDHTVGRVLDMFDLDAGLVRRWGEPAEEGGVRRGRSPAP; encoded by the coding sequence ATGGATGACATCGCCGCCGGTCGCCCGCTCCGCCTCGTCGTCGGGATCAGCGGCGCGTCGGGCGTGATGTACGGCGTCCGCCTGCTGGAGGCGCTGAACCGGCTCGGCGTCGAATCCCATCTGGTGATGAGCCGGTCGGCGGAAGTGACCCTGGCGTGCGAGACGGACCTGAAGATCGCCGACGTGCGCGCGCTGGCGACCGTGGCCTATCCCATTCAGGACATCGGCGCCGCCATCTCCAGCGGCAGTTTCCGCACCCTGGGCATGGTGGTGGCGCCGTGCTCGATCCGGACCATGAGCGAGATCGCCACCGGCGTCACCTCCACGCTGCTGACCCGGGCGGCCGACGTGGTCCTGAAGGAGCGCCGCCGCCTCGTCCTGATGGTCCGGGAAACCCCGCTCCATCTCGGCCATCTGCGCACGCTGGTGTCGCTCGCCGAGATGGGCGCCGTGATCGCCCCGCCGGTCCCGGCCCTCTATGCGCGCCCGGACTCGGTGGATGCCCTGATCGACCACACCGTCGGGCGTGTCCTGGACATGTTCGACCTGGATGCCGGCCTGGTCCGCCGCTGGGGCGAGCCGGCGGAGGAAGGCGGCGTCAGACGCGGGCGGTCACCCGCGCCCTGA
- a CDS encoding DUF599 domain-containing protein, with translation MPDLAAFGLFLAAWCSYTLVMDHLASGLWGVNQHLKLLRGEWMRRMLDRENRIMDTALVGHTIHSVTFFASTSMLVLAGLVGLLGSVDAAHGMLSQLSVANPVSREFFELKILLLFGIFIFGFMKFTWAIRQYNYCCAMMGSAPMPPLATADRDAYAEEIGTVLSLAGASFNGGLRAYYFALAALTWFIGPYLFMAATLWVVMILLRRQFVSRTFRAMHRHAEKLQDGDGQRSGEDHRS, from the coding sequence ATGCCCGACCTGGCCGCGTTCGGCCTGTTCCTGGCCGCATGGTGCAGCTACACGCTGGTCATGGACCATCTCGCCAGCGGCCTGTGGGGCGTCAACCAGCATCTCAAGCTGCTCCGGGGCGAATGGATGCGCCGGATGCTGGACCGCGAGAACAGGATCATGGATACCGCCCTGGTCGGGCACACCATCCACTCCGTGACCTTCTTCGCCTCCACCTCCATGCTGGTGCTGGCCGGCCTCGTCGGGCTGCTCGGCTCGGTCGACGCGGCGCACGGCATGCTGAGCCAGCTCAGCGTCGCCAACCCGGTCAGCCGCGAGTTCTTCGAGCTGAAGATCCTGCTGCTGTTCGGCATCTTCATCTTCGGCTTCATGAAGTTCACCTGGGCGATCCGCCAGTACAATTACTGCTGCGCCATGATGGGCAGCGCCCCCATGCCGCCCCTGGCCACGGCCGACCGCGACGCCTACGCGGAGGAGATCGGCACGGTGTTGAGCCTCGCCGGGGCCAGCTTCAACGGCGGGCTGAGGGCCTATTACTTCGCGCTGGCGGCGCTGACCTGGTTCATCGGCCCGTACCTGTTCATGGCCGCCACCCTGTGGGTCGTCATGATCCTGCTCCGCCGCCAGTTCGTCTCCCGGACCTTCCGCGCGATGCACCGCCACGCCGAGAAGCTCCAGGACGGGGATGGGCAGCGATCCGGGGAGGATCACCGGTCCTGA
- a CDS encoding ribbon-helix-helix domain-containing protein, whose protein sequence is MDSAIRKRSVTIAGHSTSVSLEAAFWDALKDIAASRGVSVNGLIEQIDEGRSGNLSSAIRVFVLAEVSRLRSPEGQ, encoded by the coding sequence ATGGACAGCGCGATCAGGAAACGGTCGGTCACCATCGCCGGACACTCGACCAGCGTTTCGCTCGAGGCCGCCTTCTGGGACGCGCTCAAGGACATCGCGGCTTCCCGGGGAGTTTCGGTCAACGGCCTGATCGAGCAGATCGACGAGGGCCGCTCCGGCAACCTGTCCAGCGCCATCCGGGTCTTCGTCCTCGCCGAAGTCTCCAGGCTCCGATCCCCCGAAGGGCAATGA
- a CDS encoding PAS domain S-box protein yields MHTLESKDPKDGIAPDERHYARLLQGMLDSAFIGLMAFRSVRDPEGRIIDFEWVLVNAAAEAMIGRPALTLIGQRLLEEMPGNRIDGLFDAYVGVVESGEPWEGERWYDHDGIRSWFTIRAARLEDGFAVTFADITEAKRVERELLDSRELLTLALQAGRDGIWDWDLRTGRIWFSPQWKAQLGYADHEIPNTLEAWGELILPEDKAEALRLVEDYNSGRVDGFETVQRFRHKRGHVVYIYSRAIHVLDAGGKAVRMVGAHTDITQQKCSEEAARRAEQRLREAIDAIPDGFVLFDADDRMVICNERYSTIYGMAPDAFRPGMSFAEILRLYAEKARPDEATGHPGGIDGWIRDRMEVHENPGTRIERRLDDGRWLRIEERRTRDGGIVGTRSDITWMKDQERRLREQAQLTEAILDAIPVNVFVKDEARRFVLFNRHFANYIQRDKDSLIGRTAYDIFDAQTAERLDLEDRQVLQEGALLNSVIDLEIGGKTRTLLAHKHVEVLGERRLLIGSSVDITHRREAEKALAESEARFRDLIEGSIQGIVIHRGFRPLFVNGAFARMHGYGSADEVMALPSLLALLTEDRRAEAAAGLAGLMDGSDTDALGAREPHLRKDGALIWVDVQGRVVDWMGEPALQVTVIDVTDRKRFEDELEQARRDADEQRERAEAANRAKSQFLAMMSHELRTPMTGVLGMIDLLLGGDLPEEQQGFVEVLRTSAGALMNILNDILDFSKIEAGQLRLETIEYRPRDVIDEVVRLFAARASAKGVGLHVTVGSRMPAVVRGDPTRLRQVLFNLVGNAIKFTERGRITVLADRGGALEPGGGPELSFEVVDTGIGMTQEEQARLFEAFVQADSSTTRRFGGTGLGLAICRRLVTAMGGEIGVRSSPGGGSAFRFTIRAETAVLPTASPRPSRTVPEASRACRVLLAEDSDINRMMISTGLQRMGHSVEAVSNGQLALEAAARERFDIVLMDMQMPVMDGPAAARAIRELDPPFRSVPIVALTADAMPENRETYAAAGLDGFLTKPIEWARLSAVIVDLVDRCEAAAPTGEADGAAGMAAKLSELTRAVGRENLDAMLAVVPDAARRELARLRAAGDNRAEAVGAAHSLHGLAANFGLERLRRLAKAVEVGQMPADGAGDQIAEAIDECEATIAGWRKTSRAAS; encoded by the coding sequence ATGCATACGCTAGAGTCGAAAGATCCGAAGGACGGCATCGCTCCCGACGAGAGGCACTATGCGCGCCTGCTCCAGGGCATGCTCGACAGCGCGTTCATCGGGCTGATGGCCTTCCGCTCGGTCCGGGACCCGGAGGGGCGCATCATCGATTTCGAATGGGTGCTGGTCAACGCCGCGGCGGAAGCGATGATCGGCCGGCCGGCGCTCACCCTGATCGGCCAGCGGCTGCTCGAGGAAATGCCCGGCAACCGCATCGACGGCCTGTTCGACGCCTATGTCGGCGTGGTGGAGAGCGGCGAGCCTTGGGAAGGCGAGCGCTGGTACGACCATGACGGCATCCGGAGCTGGTTCACGATCCGGGCGGCACGGCTGGAGGACGGCTTCGCCGTGACCTTCGCCGATATCACGGAGGCCAAGCGGGTCGAGCGCGAGCTGCTGGACAGCCGGGAACTTCTGACCCTGGCCCTCCAGGCCGGGCGCGACGGCATCTGGGACTGGGACCTGCGGACCGGGCGGATCTGGTTCTCTCCCCAGTGGAAGGCGCAGCTGGGATATGCGGACCATGAGATCCCGAACACGCTGGAGGCCTGGGGCGAGCTGATCCTGCCCGAGGACAAGGCGGAAGCGCTCCGGCTGGTCGAGGACTACAATTCCGGCCGGGTGGACGGATTCGAGACGGTCCAGCGGTTCCGGCACAAGCGCGGGCATGTCGTCTATATCTACAGCCGGGCGATCCATGTGCTGGATGCCGGCGGGAAGGCCGTGCGCATGGTCGGCGCACACACCGACATCACCCAGCAGAAATGTTCGGAGGAAGCGGCGCGGCGGGCCGAGCAGCGCCTGCGCGAGGCCATCGACGCGATTCCCGACGGCTTCGTCCTGTTCGACGCCGACGACAGGATGGTGATCTGCAACGAACGCTACAGCACCATCTACGGCATGGCGCCGGACGCCTTCCGGCCCGGCATGAGCTTCGCCGAGATCCTGAGGCTCTATGCCGAGAAGGCGCGGCCGGACGAGGCGACCGGGCATCCCGGCGGGATCGACGGCTGGATCCGCGACCGCATGGAGGTCCACGAGAACCCCGGCACCCGGATCGAGCGCCGGCTGGACGACGGCCGCTGGCTGCGGATCGAGGAGCGCCGCACGCGCGACGGCGGCATCGTCGGGACGCGGAGCGACATCACCTGGATGAAGGACCAGGAACGCAGGCTGCGCGAGCAGGCGCAGCTTACAGAGGCGATCCTCGACGCGATCCCGGTGAACGTCTTCGTCAAGGACGAGGCGCGGCGCTTCGTTCTGTTCAACCGCCATTTCGCCAACTACATCCAGCGCGACAAGGACTCGCTGATCGGGCGGACGGCCTACGATATCTTCGATGCGCAGACCGCCGAGCGGCTTGACCTGGAGGACCGGCAGGTGCTCCAGGAGGGCGCCCTGCTGAATTCGGTCATCGACCTGGAGATCGGCGGGAAAACCCGCACCCTGCTGGCCCACAAGCATGTCGAGGTGCTGGGCGAACGCCGCCTGCTGATCGGCTCGTCGGTGGACATCACGCACCGGCGGGAGGCCGAGAAGGCCTTGGCGGAGAGCGAGGCCCGGTTCCGCGACCTGATCGAGGGATCGATCCAGGGCATCGTGATCCACCGCGGCTTCCGCCCCCTGTTCGTCAACGGCGCCTTCGCGCGGATGCACGGCTACGGGTCGGCCGACGAGGTCATGGCCCTGCCCTCGCTGCTGGCGCTGCTGACGGAGGATCGCCGCGCCGAGGCGGCCGCGGGCCTGGCCGGCCTGATGGACGGTTCCGATACCGACGCGCTGGGCGCGCGCGAGCCGCACCTGCGCAAGGACGGCGCGCTGATCTGGGTCGACGTCCAGGGCCGGGTGGTCGACTGGATGGGCGAGCCGGCGCTCCAGGTCACCGTGATCGACGTGACCGACCGCAAGCGGTTCGAGGACGAGCTGGAGCAGGCCCGGCGCGACGCGGACGAGCAGCGCGAGCGGGCGGAGGCGGCCAACCGGGCGAAGTCCCAGTTCCTGGCGATGATGAGCCATGAGCTTCGGACCCCCATGACCGGCGTGCTGGGGATGATCGACCTGCTGCTGGGCGGCGACCTGCCGGAGGAGCAGCAGGGCTTCGTCGAGGTGCTGCGCACCTCGGCCGGCGCACTGATGAACATCCTGAACGACATCCTGGACTTCTCGAAGATCGAGGCCGGGCAGCTCCGGCTGGAGACGATCGAGTACCGGCCCCGGGACGTGATCGACGAGGTGGTCCGGCTGTTCGCGGCACGGGCGTCGGCGAAGGGCGTCGGGCTCCATGTCACGGTGGGCAGCAGGATGCCGGCCGTCGTCCGGGGCGACCCGACGCGGCTGCGCCAGGTGCTGTTCAACCTGGTCGGCAACGCGATCAAGTTCACGGAGCGCGGGCGGATCACCGTGCTGGCCGACCGGGGAGGCGCGCTGGAGCCCGGCGGCGGGCCGGAACTGTCCTTCGAGGTCGTCGATACCGGCATCGGCATGACGCAGGAAGAGCAGGCGCGCCTGTTCGAGGCGTTCGTCCAGGCCGACAGCTCGACCACCCGGCGGTTCGGCGGGACCGGCCTGGGGCTCGCGATCTGCCGCCGCCTGGTCACGGCCATGGGCGGGGAGATCGGGGTCCGGAGCTCCCCAGGCGGCGGCTCCGCGTTCCGGTTCACCATCCGGGCCGAAACCGCGGTGTTGCCGACAGCCTCCCCGCGGCCGTCGCGCACGGTGCCGGAAGCGTCGCGGGCCTGCCGGGTGCTGCTGGCGGAGGACAGCGACATCAACAGGATGATGATCTCGACGGGGCTCCAGCGCATGGGCCACTCGGTCGAGGCGGTCTCGAACGGGCAGCTGGCCCTGGAGGCGGCGGCGCGCGAGCGGTTCGACATCGTGCTGATGGACATGCAGATGCCGGTGATGGACGGCCCGGCGGCGGCGCGGGCGATCCGCGAGCTGGACCCGCCGTTCCGGTCGGTGCCGATCGTGGCGCTGACGGCGGACGCGATGCCGGAGAACCGCGAAACCTATGCCGCGGCCGGGCTGGACGGGTTCCTCACCAAGCCCATCGAATGGGCGAGGCTGTCCGCCGTGATCGTCGATCTGGTCGACCGCTGCGAGGCGGCCGCGCCGACGGGGGAGGCCGACGGTGCTGCCGGCATGGCGGCGAAGCTGAGCGAACTCACCCGGGCGGTCGGCCGGGAGAACCTGGACGCGATGCTGGCGGTGGTTCCCGACGCGGCCCGGCGCGAACTGGCGCGCCTGCGCGCGGCCGGCGACAACCGTGCCGAGGCCGTGGGCGCCGCCCACAGCCTGCACGGGCTGGCCGCCAATTTCGGCCTGGAGCGGCTGCGCCGGCTGGCCAAGGCGGTGGAAGTCGGACAGATGCCCGCGGACGGCGCGGGCGACCAGATCGCGGAGGCGATCGACGAGTGCGAGGCGACGATCGCCGGATGGCGGAAGACCTCGCGGGCGGCCTCATAG